Genomic DNA from Equus quagga isolate Etosha38 unplaced genomic scaffold, UCLA_HA_Equagga_1.0 HiC_scaffold_447_RagTag, whole genome shotgun sequence:
TTAAATCAATTTCCCTTGTGGGAATGGACAAGCCAGTCTGTGAGCTGCTAAATACATAACTTGCTGTGCTTACTACTGTGCTTCTGGAGAGCAAGGACGGTATTCCAGTCATTCATCTTCTCtccagcactcagcacagtgccctTCCTTGAAGAGTTGTTACATTTCTCTGATACAGCAGACATAAAAAGTTCTTCAGTAAAAATATGAGTAGTCAGATAATTAGTCTCTCATATAACTACAGAGCATTCTCCCCTGAGCCTCCTCCAGAAGGTTATCACTCTTATAAGAAGAGCATCTCTCTGTATATTATAATTAGGAATAATTCTTTTTCTGCTCGTCTGCTGGGCAAAGGAAATAAACTGATTAATGCATTTTAACTAAGAAAACAGGGACCATAAGAACTCACCATCATCTGCATGGTTTACGACGCTCAGTTCTTCAACACAATCAGGAGAAATTATAACTGGGTGAAAGGTGCCTTTAAATCTTACTTCAGGCCCTAAAGgatcaggaaaataataaattttggaATTGTCATTAGAAGtgatatctttaaatatataaaaaccacACATCTTTCTATTTGTCTGTTCGTGGCCAAATCACACACAGAATGGCCAGATGGACTTTCACTGAACTTAGGGGACTCTGGACGTGTCAGCTTTGAAACTCGCCTGACAAGTCCAAGACAACTTGTGGCTTACTCAAAATTCTCTTAGGGAAGATTCTAGAAGACTGTTCAAAGAAGTAGACGTCAGACTGAGTTTACAAGGAACACAGCAGAAAGAGCCTGGAAGTGCAGCTTAGGAAAATCACGTCATACCTACTGAGAAGCACCAGAGAGGAGACAGCGAGCAATTTCAAATGCGAGCCCAGACCAATCTCCAGTGGAAAGACGGGACAGCTGTCACTGGAACTGGGGCTTCTGAGCTGTTATGGAGCAGCCTCCTGGGGGCAACTCTGGGCACTGCTCTGATCAGGGGCAACAGGAATTTACTTAGGCAATGGAAGCTGCCAGAGTATCCTGAGCAATGCTGGGGAAGTCAAGGCGAAATGACTGACAGTGCTATTTCTCACTGCTTTTGCGGAGAATATGCATATATGAGGTTTTttaccccccgccccccccccgggtcctttccctcagtttcctcataagaGGCCCCTGGAGTTCCACATACCCACAGAGGTGTTCCCCATGACAATAGGGGCCTGCGGATACTTGACTTTAGCTTCTAGAAGTTCCTTCAGGGTCACTGGAGAAATCCATGTCATTCTGTCACCAACAAAAACCCTGGTCCTTTGTGGTTGTTTCTCAGCCATTATCTATTAAAAAAGCAATAAGGATTCAAGGTCGTCTCATGACAACATTTCCACCTGTTTCTGCTGTACCTTTgtgggaacagagaaaggaaatggagaccttttttaaaaataaaatgaaagtggggtcagccccatggcgtagtggttaagtttggcgcactccactttggtggcccaggttcataggttcagatccctggcgcagacctacagcactcgtcagccatgctgcaacaggacccacatataaaatagaggaagactggcaacagatattagctcaaggcaaatcttcctcagcaaaaatataaaataaaagtgaccTAAAAGTAGAGCTTTAGTAGGAATCAgagatcaaattaaaaatatgacaacaTTTTACTCCTTCTGGAGTCTGTTCCCAGATATCTCCCTTTGCTGTTTTTATATCTCAGAGGAATTCATtgcaatgtttaaaaatattttaacatgtttaattttgtcaaagcACTCTATGGGAGAATAAACTTCGGCAGAATGGAAGTAGAAAACATGTCTACAGCTCTGCATGTTGTGATGTCATCTCATGACATTTTTTATAGATACTATCTGCTGCTTCTTACAGTCAACCGTCCCCTCGTGGTGACTCCACCCCCATTCGTCCATCTCTGCCTCGGTCCCATACTCTTTAGGCCTTGGGCCAAGGATGACAGAAGGATATTACCTAATCGCCAATCAGCTTTGGGAGGACCCATAAGGAAACACCCCTCCCGACATTTCAGCATGAATTCCTGTAGGACGAGCTCAACTTTGTCTTACCATTAGCTCTGGAGGAAATATCAGTTCCTGAGTTGGATCCAATGGCAGAAACTCCTCTTCTGAGAAGAGTTTTGGACTTgtcttaaaaagagaaagtaccAGAAGTTATTGTTATCAGGCAATTCGGACTACTTTAAATCTTCTGTGGAGTGGGGCCGGAAGAAGATAAGACACACAGCAGACAGACAAAGAGGCAGCTGGCCAGCCACAGTCCCTGCCTCCCAGGTCAAGGGCTCTAGCACAGACCTGGTCACCAGCAATGCAGTGCAGGTGTCGATGGGCCTCCCGGGCCCTCG
This window encodes:
- the LOC124232313 gene encoding aldehyde oxidase-like, coding for MVMSIYTLLRNHPEPTLDQLTDALGGNLCRCTGYRPIIDACKTFCKTSGCCQSKENGVCCLDQGINELPEFEEGNKTSPKLFSEEEFLPLDPTQELIFPPELMIMAEKQPQRTRVFVGDRMTWISPVTLKELLEAKVKYPQAPIVMGNTSVGPEVRFKGTFHPVIISPDCVEELSVVNHADDGEFLWSLFS